The genomic region TGCCGCGCGAGCGACTAGCTGCAGTGATAGGATGTCGCAAGGGATTTTTTCTTGTGCCAGTATTTTCTTCAGGTGATCGGTAATTTGAGGTTGCGGGATTTGCTTCAGATTAAATTGCAAACAACGCGATAAGACTGTGATAGGAATTTTCTGCTGATCGGTGGTCGCGAGTATAAATTTGACATGCGCCGGTGGTTCTTCCAGCGTTTTTAGCATGGCATTGAACGCCGACTTGGAGAGCATGTGCACTTCGTCAATGATATAAATCTTGTAACGCCCGCAAGTAGGGGCATATAGCGCATTTTCCAGTAACTCGCGCATGTTATCGACTTGGGTATTTGAAGCCGCATCCAATTCAACCAAATCAATGAAGCTTCCGGAATCAATTTGCACACATGTTGTGCAAGTACCGCAGGGTGTTGCGGTTATACCTGTTTCACAGTTGAGGGATTTGGCCAGGATACGGGCGATCGTTGTTTTGCCGACACCACGTGTTCCGGTCAGCAAGTAGGCGTGATGCAACCTGTTTTGTTCAAGCGCATTAGTCAAGGCTCTGACTACATGTTCCTGTCCAGTCAGATCTGTGAAATTTCTTGGACGCCATTTGCGCGCAAGGACTTGTGTTTGGGACACTTTTTAGATTTGAAAAGTGAATGACATCCGATTAAACCTACCCGCAATGCGCAAATGACACTCTCAGTTTGCATTGGGTGGCGAGCCAGACCCCCGGCACTCGCAATAAATAGCTGTGGCTGCTTCCTTCCGGACCTGACCCGATTCACTACCTTGCAATGCGGGGAGGCCCGCCATAAAACTTACTAAAACAGATCGACAAGTATACCAGCAGATGATGGATTACTCCAATTTGATTGCCGCAGTATTCGCCCAATATTGGGGAATTTCATCATGAAGTGATGAATGAAAATGGTTACTCGACTGAAAAAAAGAATAATATGACCTCTCTTAAAGTCCATGGCGTCGTTACAGCTGACGTATCCGGTTCAAAACATCACAAGTGCAATAAATAGTAATTCAATGCGCATTGGCCAAATCCGATAAAATGGGCGGTTTTATTCCGGGGCTTTTGAATAAAGCCATGACTATCACCCAATCGACTCGAATGCTAATCAAACCGAGCGATGCCGTCGTGTGGATCTCGTGTCAGCGCCGTGCATGGCTGGATAAGCATCAACCTACTGCGTATGAACCCGATGCATTTAATCAGCTGCTGAGTGATCGTGGTTTGGCGCATGAGGCGGCCATCCTCGCTAAACTGGAAAATCAATTTTCAGTAGTGCAAGCAACATCCTTCGAGCATACGCAAGCTTTGATCCAACAGGGTGCCCAGGTTATATATCAAGGACGGCTTGTGGATGAGAATCAAGGATTGGTGGGTTATCCTGATTTCCTGATTCGACAGGAAAGTGGTCAATACCAATCTGCAGATGCGAAACTTTCACTGAGTGAAAACAAAAAAGCAATTCAGATTCAATTGGGAATCTATCGACGATTATTGGGAAATGGATTGCCTGCCATGGTTTTTCTTGGAGATGGCCGTACTGCATTGCTCGGTGATGAGGTCGAATTGCTGGTTGATGAATTCATTACCAGCATGAAAGCCTTGCTTGACCTGGAACAGCAGCCATCGGTACGTTATAGTCATAGTAAATGCCGTATTTGTCCTTATGAAGCCCATTGCCGTCCGGAATTTGAGATGCGTGAAGATATCTCGTTGCTCTATGGCGTTCATGGCAAAGCCGCGGACGCTTTAGCCGAAGCCGGTATTTCGACTATTTCCCAGTTGGCTGCAAGTACCGTCGACACTGTACCCGATGTGCCTTATCTCAAGGGCAGTAAAAGAAAATACCGTGCCATTCTGCAGGCACAATCTTTTCTGAGCGGTAAAGTCTATTCACTGGATAAAACAGTTCTTCCGGAAGGAACCTGGATTCATTTTGACATTGAAGACAATCCGCTAACCAGAAGCCGTGAGCGTCATGTGTATCTATGGGGTTTTCTGCTGCCGACATATGCCAAGGATGATTTCGATTATGTCTGGACTGACGGTGAAGCAAATGACTATGAAGGTTGGCTAGGTTTTCTACAAAAGGTTGAGGCGTATCGTTCCTTATATCCATCGATAGTGCTAGCGCATTATTCGAATCACGAAAAAGCGACTATACGGAAGTATGCCGAACGCTATGCTATGGAAAATCACACCACAGTATTGTGGTTGCTGGGTCAAGATAGTCCTTTGTTCGATATGCAGAATCCGGTGCTGAATTGCCTGGTCTTGCCATTGCAGGGATATGGACTGAAGGATATTTGTAAACATCCGGATTTGGTTGACTTTCAATGGGAGAATCAAGAATCCGGATCGCAGTGGTCAGTAGTACAATTTAATCGTTTTCTCTCAGAAACCAATCCGCGTGAAAAGCAAAAATTGAAAAATGAAATTCTCGGCTACAACCGCGATGACGTGGTGGCGACGCGCCATCTGGAATTATGGTTGAGAAACTTGTTTTGTTGATTAAAAGCCGATTGCCTCCTAAGTTCTATTCTTGTTCTGACGCAATAATTCGACCGTACGAATCTTCAAATCTTAAGATGTCATCTTCTCCGAGATAACTGCCGGATTGCACTTCGATCAAATGCAGCGGAATCTTACCGGGATTTTCCAAGCGGTGCATTTTACCCAACGGTATGTAGGTCGATTGATTTTCGGTAAACAAGGTTTCTTTATTTTCCACGATGACTTTAGCGGTGCCACTGACGACAACCCAGTGCTCGGCACGATGGTGATGCATTTGCAGGGATAGTTTTTCGCCGGGCTTAACCATGATACGCTTAACTTGAAAACGTTCACCTTTATCGATCCCTTCATACCAGCCCCACGGACGATGGATTCGCAGATGCTCGAGATGTTCCTTGCGTTGATTGAGTTCAAGATGTTGTATTGCATCTTTCAATTGTTGCGTTTTGCTCTTGTGCATGACCAGCACGGCGTCGGCTGTTTCAATCACGATGATGTCATCCAGTCCGATGACAGTAACCAAGCGATTTTCTGCGCGGATATAACTTTTTTGGGTATCCAGTACCAGGGTATCGCCGCTGATAAAATTGCCATCGCTATTCTTGGGTGCAATTTTCCACAGAGAATCCCACGATCCGACATCGTTCCAGCCGAACTGTGCGGGCACCACAGCGGCACGGCTGGTTACCTGCATGATCGCGTAGTCAATTGAGTCCGATGGGGAAGCAGTAAACGCATCTTTATCCGGCAAAATAAAACCAAGATCCGTGGTTCTTTCCAGCCAGGCTTGATGAACGGCAGTGAAAATATGCGGTTGGTGCCGTTGCAGTTCTTGCAAATAATTCTTGGCTGTAAAAACAAACATCCCGCTATTCCACATATAACCTCCTTCCTGTAAATAAGCGGTTGCGGTTTCCAGGTTGGGCTTCTCAAAAAAGGATTGAATGCGGTAAGCGGTGAGCAGAGGTGGTGCTTTAAGTTCGATCGCATCACCGGTTTTAATATAACCGTAGCCGGTTTCCGGCGAAGAAGGCGTGATGCCGAAAGTCACCAGATATCCTTCCTGAGCGGCGATTTTCGCTGTTTCTACAGCTTGCGCAAACGCATCCTGATCATCAATGACATGATCGGCAGGGAGAATGAGCATCAAGGCATTTTCGTCAATCTGGGTCAAATGAAAAGCTGCAAGTGCAATAGCCGGTGCGGTGTTGCGACCGATTGATTCGAGATAAATTGCTTCCGGTTTGATATTGATCGCTTCACATTGCTCCTGGATCAGAAATCGATGCTCGGAATTGCACACCAATATCGGCGCTTGTACATTCTCCAATCCTGCAGCCCGGCCAAGGGTGACTTGCAGCATGGTTTCTTTACCGACAAGCGGGAGCAACTGTTTGGGATAATTGGCGCGGGACAATGGCCACAGTCGGGTGCCGCTACCGCCGGAGAGAATGATGGGGTGAATATTCAAGTTCATTTTTCAGGTATTTTCAGTGTTGGGGTTTATGATGCCATACAAGCTAAGTCACTAACTTATTCGGGGGGTTGTCAAGCCTGTCACAAATAAAAAGCGTAACACGATTACGCATAAACAGGGCATTTTTGATAAGTAGCCTTTGGGCCAATAAGCATGACATACTTCACTAATCTATGATGAATTTGCTGGAGAGAAGCATTTACCTAAGAAAGTGCTTAATAAGCGTTATTTCGAGCGAGTTGAAATATCTTGAGATCCTTTAAATAAAATAGTGCATGCTTAGGTTAAAATACGCGCTATTTTCTTGCGTTGCGTTGCGTTGCGTTGCGTTGCGTTGCGTTGCGTTGCGTTGTTTGTAACAGCCTGAATTTTTGCTTTTCAATACTTGTATAGATCACTCAAGAAGGATTTTTCTATGAAATACCAGACCGATGATTTGCGCATTATCGGTGTTCACGAGCTTACTCCGCCAGTAGATCTCCATCGCGAATATCCTATGACGGAAATCGCGACCGAAACTGTTTACGCAGCGCGGCAGGCGACTCATCAGATTTTGCATGGTGAAGATGATAGATTGCTGGTCGTGGTTGGACCCTGTTCCATTCACGATGTCGATGCAGCATTGGAGTATGCGGCACGTTTGAAGCATCTGCGCGAGGTGCTTAAACAACAGTTGCATATCGTGATGCGCGTGTATTTCGAGAAACCACGCACAACCATTGGCTGGAAAGGATTAATCAACGATCCTGATTTGGATAACAGTTTTCATATCAATAAAGGGCTTAGAATGGCGCGCCGTTTGTTGCTGGATTTAAACACCATTGGCATGCCTTCCGCAACCGAGTATCTTGATCTGATCAGCCCACAATACTTATCGGATCTGATCAGCTGGGGGGCCATCGGTGCACGCACCACCGAAAGTCAGGGTCATCGTGAGTTGGCTTCCGGCGTATCGTGTCCGATAGGCTTTAAAAATGGCACGTATGGCAATTTAAATATTGCGATTGATGCGATCAGCGCAGCTTCGCGTCCGCACCATTTTCTTTCGGTTACCAAAGAAGGGCACACCGCTATTTTTGCTACCAAAGGAAATGAGGATTGTCATATCATTCTGCGCGGCGGAAGTAAGCCGAACTATGATGCCGCTAGCCTTGCTTCTGCAGTTGAAGCGTTAAAAAAAGCTAAATTGCCGCAACAATTGATGATTGATTTCAGTCACGCGAATAGTCACAAAGATTTCCGTCGTCAAACAGAGGTGGCTGCTAATGTGGCCGGGCAGATTGCAAATGGAACCCGTGCCATCTGCGGTGTGATGATCGAAAGTCATTTGGTTGAGGGTTACCAAAAAGCTGACGGGAAAAAACGCGAGGAATTGGTTTATGGGCAAAGTATTACGGATGGTTGCATAGGTTTTGATACAACCGAACAAGTACTTCATCAGCTTGCCGGTGCAGTGGAAAAACGCAGAAAATAATCCTTTTCTTTATCAAGGTACATGTTAGCCGTAGTCGACTATTAATAATATTCCGGATCGTAAAATAAGCATTGTTGCGTAGGCTGCAATCGCACCCTTGAGGTTCTCATTATCTTATCCTCTTACAGATTATTTCCATATTTGAGAAAGAATTACCCCTTTATTCCAAGAATTAAGTCTGTTTGCACGCGCTGATAATGTAGCAATTATAACTGCTTGATATTAATTGGCTCAAAATCTGTGATGGGGAATTAAAGCATGATCCGAATACTGGGAATTACGCTGCTGTTGATCAGTTCGCACGTGTCAGCCTTAACGCTCGGCTGGGTACCGCTAGAAACAGCGGAAAATAACGGAAATCCATTACATATCAATGGAAAAGCGGTGCTTGAATATAAAAACGCCGGACCGGGTGGAATGGAATGGGAAGTTTCGGGTGAAGGCCCCAGGGGAGGTCTGGGAATACGCGAATTATGGTTGTTTGATAATTCAGCAGCGGGAATACCCGGAACAAGCGAGGCAACCACGAAATTCTCAGTGAGCAGCAACAGTATCGGTTTTGTGATGGCAGGAGATCATAACGATGGCTTTGCACAGTTTTTTGTCGATGGCATCGATGTGGGTACCTACGATATGTTTCAAACCGGTAATAGAATTCTGATGGTCACTGGATTGGATTCTTTGGCGCATTCTTTAAGGGTGGTGCAACTCGGACTGCATAATCCAAATTCAACCAAGGGCGATGTCGCAATCTTTGGCGGCGTAGCATTCGATACTCTTACGGCCGCAATTCCGGAACCGGAAACGTATGCGATGCTGTTGGCCGGATTGGGATTGCTTAGTTTAGTCGCATGCCAGAAAAAGCGAAATGTATAACCGAAAAATTTAACTCTCATAAAAAACCCCGCAAAGTGACGGGTTTTTTCATTTTTCATAATCTCTGAATCAGATCCTTTCTTGCACGAGATAAGGAAGCGTTACAGATTCTAATAAAGCACCCCGCCGCAAGCAGCGGGGTATTAACTGCGCTCTACAATCTGCTGGTTTTCAACCAGCTTTCGCCCCAAGGGGGCGGGGAATTAAACCCGCAGAGATTAAAATACCTTTACGCTGCACTCAGAGTCAATCCGAGTTGTGATATGCTTTTAAAGACATACTGACAACTAGGGGGATTATTTATGAAACAGTCAATCAAGAAATTTATTCTATCCACTTGCACGGTTACTCTGATGGGCAGTGCGCATTTTGCATCGGCTGATATCAACAGCGATACCGAAACACTGCTGAATTGGGCTGAAAATACCTATCGAGATCTTTTTCCAAGCCACCAAGTGACACAAAGCCTGGACCCATGGTTATACCGGTTTTATCCGGAAACCGGCATTTATGCGGGGGTGAACAGGGGAGATAATAGCGCTTACGTATTAGGCGGGCCTTATGGATCTACGCCGACCCGGATCGCGGGAGTGCCGGAATTAATTACACAAATCATCGATAGCGGCGGAAACACCAGTATTCCGGCATGTGATACCTCAGGTGCACCCGCTGGTTTGACTTATACGCAAAGCGGTAATGTCGTCAATATCAGTACGGGAGGGGCTTGTGTAGCATTACCCGAGAATAATAATTTTTGTTCAACACCCCAGCAACCGACCGAAACAGGAATTTCCGTGTTGACGACTTCGACGACTAACTCACCCTCAAGAATTAATGGAATTTCAATAGACATTCCTGGTGTTCCCAATCCCATTCAATCTTTTGCAAATGGATTTTCCGACAGCAAGCATTGTACTGTGCATGTTCCAGCCGACACAGCCAATTTGATCATTAATTCCGATGTGTGTTTTGATATGACAGCGCAGACTAGTGGATTCGAAGGCATACCAGGAATCACTGTTACCCCTCCGGTTACAATGAACCTTAATACTACATCCACTAATGTGGTTGTGGCTGATTGCTTTACCACTGATGCGGCTTCGATTTACAATACGGTAACCGGCGAATTCTGGATCAATGACGAGGGTACTTTCGTATCTCAGGGTTCAAGTCGGTAGAGGATTGAAGGTCAGCAATTATTTTTACGATTGTGCGTGACACCAACTTAACAATCAAAGTGCGCTGCATTCCGGCGCACTTTCTTTAAACAGCACGCTATTGTCGGTACTTTTGCGTGACTGCAGCGCATCTTCGCTGATCATCATGGTTTACCGTACCATAACCGGAATGCACTACGCCGGACATTGGAACATTAATCCGGGCCAATAAAGTCAATTCAGCCGGAATATCTCACTCGCACATTTTGTGTGATAATCAATTCACCATTCCGGAATGGACAGAAAGTTTTTATAAAGCAGAATCCATCCATTAATCTTTCTCATTTCCGCGAAGGTTCTCCGAAGTTCAACTCAATGGTGAGGTGATAACTATGACTCCTTTTCTTGGCGAATTAATAGGTACTTTTATTTTAGTGTTGTTGGGTAACGGCGTAGTTGCTAATGTCGTGCTGAATAAATCCAAGGGCAATAATGCCGGATGGCTAACCATTGCAGCCGGTTGGGGAATTGCGCTTTTTGTCGCGGTCTATGCCGTAGCTGCTTCCAGTGGGGCGCATTTAAATCCTGCGGTCAGTATCGGTCTCGCTGCGGCAGGTAAATTTGCTTGGAATGACGTACCCCTTTATGCGGCGGGACAAATGCTGGGCGCCATGCTGGGTGCTTTGATAGTATGGATTACCTACCGCCAGCATTTTGACGCGACGACCGACCCCGATATGCAATTGGCGGCATTTTGCACCGGGCCTGCGATCAGAAGCCCATTCAATAACTTCATCACTGAAGCGGTTGGTACCTTCATGCTAGTGTTTGGCGTAATGATGATTGTCTCACCGCATGCAAGCCTGGGTGCGTTGGATGCATTGCCGGTTGCTCTGCTGCTGTTTGGTATCGGCTTATCACTAGGTGGGCCGACCGGTTTTGCAGTCAATCCGGCGCGTGATCTGGGTCCGCGCATCATGCATGCGATTCTTCCGATGACCAATAAACGCGATAGCGACTGGGGTTATGCGTATGTACCGGTAGTGGGCGGTATTATCGGCGGATTGATTGCCGCCGTGGTGTATTCCCTGCTGTGAGGTTTTGTCGAAGTGCAATTCTGGGTTTGGCTAGCGCCTAACCCAGTCTATGCATTAGTTATGCATTGAATCGGAGATTCTGTCTCTTTATGCGATTCATTCTCCTTAGCTAGGCTTTGCAAATACATTAAATCATAATAAGATAACTCATTCAGAGCCTTAGATGATTTAAGCTCCTTGCCGAGGATAATAATCAAGATAAGAACGGCAAATGTGCCAAACAGTTTGATTAAGAATATTTTTACGTTTTTATCCATGATCTGAGCTTCAGTATTGATCATATGTCATTGGACATGTTGAATCTCTAGGTTTTGCCAGATTTCTAATTTTCTGACGATCAATAGCACATTCATTGCGTTGAATTTCTCTGTTTAACTGATCGGGCATGAAGTTACCAGTGAACTGTATGCTGAAATCGTAAAAGGTAAAGAAATCAATATCACAAATAGCAAGACTTTCATGGCCACTTTTTAGATTGATTGTAATACGAAATTACTCTGCGCAAAATATCAAGAACGCAAACCGACTAGCATAGTAATTCAGTGCGTCATACGAGGTAAACAGCCGATGGCCGGGTGAGAAAATGAGTGTGTCAGAAAATTTACAATTTCTATTAGCCAAGTTGTTGTTTTGTGTTATTGCGATGGGTTGTGCATCGCAGTTACAGGCGCAATCAAAATCCGCTTCTCAACGCTTGGTTTTAACCGGTTCAAGTACCCTGGCGCCTTTGGTCGGTGAAATTGCGCGGCGGTTTGAATCGCTGCATCCAGGCGTACGCATCGATGTGCAAACAGGCGGCTCTTCACGCGGCATTCATGATGTACGGAAAGGAATTGTCGCAATCGGCATGGTGTCGCGTGCGCTGAAACCGGACGAGGCGGATCTGCATGCATTCGTGGTCGCACAAGATGGCGTCAGCATCATTGTGCATGCTGATAATCCCGTCAGAGCCCTCAGCCGGGAACAGATCGCGGATATTTATTCCGGTAGGATTACACGCTGGAATACCGTGGGTGGCACGAATACCCGTATTACTGTGGTTAATAAAGCCGAAGGACGATCTACACTGGAACTGTTTCTGGATTATTTGCAATTGAGAAACAGTGAAATCAAACCGCATGTCATCATCGGTGATAATGCACAAGGTATCAAAACGGTGCTTGGCAATCCGCAAGCCATCGGTTACGTATCTATCGGTGCAGCTGAATTTGAAGCACGGCGCGGTGCGCGGGTACGGTTATTGTCCTTGGATGGCGTAGAGGCTTCGGTGGAGAATGTCCGGCAAGGTATTTTTCCCTTATCGCGTCCGCTGAATTTGGTTACATCCGGAGAGCCGCATGGCCTGGCACGCCAATTCATTGAATTTGCCTCTTCACCGCAAGTGCATGATCTTGTCAGGGCGCAATATTTTGTTCCGGCTAATACTGACTGACAAACTGCTGATTAGTATTCTGCGTGTGGGTGCAATGCTAGCCGCACTGGTTGTGCTGCTCATTCTGATTTTTTTAATATACGAATCCTGGCCGGCTTTATCAAGCCTATCCATAACCCGTTTTATCAATGACGTGTCATGGCATCCACTGGAGAATACCTATAATTTAATGCCCATGCTGTCAGGCACGGTATTGACAAGTTCTGGAGCGTTGTTGCTGGCTATTCCGCTAAGTTTGGCATCCGCATTATTTATTGTATTTTATGCACCATTGCATCTGGCAACGGCTTATAAACGCTTGATAGAGTTGCTGTCCGGCATCCCTTCGGTGGTTTTTGGGTTCTGGGGGTTGACGACTCTGGTACCATTGATCAATCAGTGGAACCCGCCCGGTGCAAGTTTGTTGGCTGGAATACTGGTGCTGACGATGATGATTCTGCCCACGGTAACGTTGACAGCTTATACCGCTTTGGCGGCTGTACCGGACGAATTGTTGCGTAATGCTGCTGCGTTGGGGTTATCGCGTTGGGGAGTGATCAATGGGGTTGCATTGCCCGCTGCAAAAACAGGGGTTGCCGCCGGAATCATTCTGGCAGCGGCGCGTGCACTCGGCGAAACCATGGCAGTGTTAATGGTGGCAGGTAACGTGGTGCAATATCCGGAAACATTTTTTGATCCGGTGCGCACACTAGCAGCCAACATTGCGCTGGAAACCGCTTATGCCATGGGAGACCATCGTGCTGTTCTGTTTGTGTCGGGATTGCTATTGATGTTGTTGATTATGGTGCTGTCGGGTTTGGTCGAGTTGCTGGAGCAACAACGTCATGCATAAAACGACAAATATTCCTATGCGGCAAATTTTACGTGATCGTGCGGTGCAGTTTCTGATTTATGTGTCGGTTATCATGGTCAGCGTAGTTTTTATCTGGATATTGATTGATCTGGCACGAGGTGGCGTGGCGCATCTTTCCTGGGAATTCCTGATGGAATCTCCGCGCGATGCCGGACGCGCAGGAGGCATCGCATCCATACTGGTTTCCACACTATTAATCCTGCTGGTGACAATGCTGACGGCAGCACCGATTGCCTGGACAACTGCGATCCTGCTGGTGGAATTTGTGGCGATTGATAGCGCTTTCGGCAAAACCGTGCGATTTAGTTTGCATGTCTTGGCGGGAGTGCCTTCGATTGTTTTCGGATTATTTGGCAATGCTTTTTTCAGTATTTATCTGGGATTGGGATTTTCTATTTTATCCGGTGGCTTAACGCTGGCCTGCATGTTATTACCGATTCTGGCGAGTACTGCGGAAGCCGGGCTGCGCGCCGTACCGTATGCTTATCGCTTATCAGCCTCTGCTTTAGGCCTGACACGCACGGCAACACTGATTCATTTGATACTTCCAGCGGCCGCGCCGGTTCTGGCTGCCGGACTTCTGCTGGGAATAGGGCGTGCATTAGCGGAAACGGCAGCTTTGCTGTTTACCAGCGGTTATGCCGATCGCATGCCGGACTCGTTACTGGATTCAGGACGTGCGTTAGCATTGCATATTTTCGATTTGTCCATGAATGTGCCCGGGGGTGATGCGCCGGCTTATGCTTCAACGTTGGTGTTAGTCAGTTTGTTATTATGCATTAACGTTTTGGCCATGAAATTTGCCCACAGTATGCACCGCAGGAAGATCATGACATGAATTGTAACCAATGGACCGATAAGCAGGATACTTTTACCCTGGGACCACTGGAGGCCGGACCACCGTGCTGTGATCCATGGCCAGCGATTCAGGTCAGAGATCTGTCTTTGTCATATAACGGCAAGACTGCCCTGGATAAGGTGACGCTGGATATTTATCAAGGCTGCATTACTGCATTGATCGGGCCATCCGGTTGCGGGAAAACCAGCTTTCTTTCAGCAATCAACCGCCTCACTGATCTGATCCCGGGTTGCAGTATCGCAGGAAAGATTCTAATAAATAATCAGGATATACATCATCCTGATATCCATACGCAGACATTGCGCCGCCAAGTCGGCATGGTGTTCCAGAAACCCACGCCCTTTCCGCTTTCCATCCGCCGCAACCTTTCTTTACCACTCAATGAACATGGTACCACTCAAAAAAGGGAAGTAGCGGCAATTATCGAGCAGGTGCTGCGCGATGTGGGTTTATGGGAG from Nitrosomonas ureae harbors:
- a CDS encoding TM0106 family RecB-like putative nuclease, giving the protein MTITQSTRMLIKPSDAVVWISCQRRAWLDKHQPTAYEPDAFNQLLSDRGLAHEAAILAKLENQFSVVQATSFEHTQALIQQGAQVIYQGRLVDENQGLVGYPDFLIRQESGQYQSADAKLSLSENKKAIQIQLGIYRRLLGNGLPAMVFLGDGRTALLGDEVELLVDEFITSMKALLDLEQQPSVRYSHSKCRICPYEAHCRPEFEMREDISLLYGVHGKAADALAEAGISTISQLAASTVDTVPDVPYLKGSKRKYRAILQAQSFLSGKVYSLDKTVLPEGTWIHFDIEDNPLTRSRERHVYLWGFLLPTYAKDDFDYVWTDGEANDYEGWLGFLQKVEAYRSLYPSIVLAHYSNHEKATIRKYAERYAMENHTTVLWLLGQDSPLFDMQNPVLNCLVLPLQGYGLKDICKHPDLVDFQWENQESGSQWSVVQFNRFLSETNPREKQKLKNEILGYNRDDVVATRHLELWLRNLFC
- a CDS encoding mannose-1-phosphate guanylyltransferase/mannose-6-phosphate isomerase; its protein translation is MNLNIHPIILSGGSGTRLWPLSRANYPKQLLPLVGKETMLQVTLGRAAGLENVQAPILVCNSEHRFLIQEQCEAINIKPEAIYLESIGRNTAPAIALAAFHLTQIDENALMLILPADHVIDDQDAFAQAVETAKIAAQEGYLVTFGITPSSPETGYGYIKTGDAIELKAPPLLTAYRIQSFFEKPNLETATAYLQEGGYMWNSGMFVFTAKNYLQELQRHQPHIFTAVHQAWLERTTDLGFILPDKDAFTASPSDSIDYAIMQVTSRAAVVPAQFGWNDVGSWDSLWKIAPKNSDGNFISGDTLVLDTQKSYIRAENRLVTVIGLDDIIVIETADAVLVMHKSKTQQLKDAIQHLELNQRKEHLEHLRIHRPWGWYEGIDKGERFQVKRIMVKPGEKLSLQMHHHRAEHWVVVSGTAKVIVENKETLFTENQSTYIPLGKMHRLENPGKIPLHLIEVQSGSYLGEDDILRFEDSYGRIIASEQE
- the aroG gene encoding 3-deoxy-7-phosphoheptulonate synthase AroG; translation: MKYQTDDLRIIGVHELTPPVDLHREYPMTEIATETVYAARQATHQILHGEDDRLLVVVGPCSIHDVDAALEYAARLKHLREVLKQQLHIVMRVYFEKPRTTIGWKGLINDPDLDNSFHINKGLRMARRLLLDLNTIGMPSATEYLDLISPQYLSDLISWGAIGARTTESQGHRELASGVSCPIGFKNGTYGNLNIAIDAISAASRPHHFLSVTKEGHTAIFATKGNEDCHIILRGGSKPNYDAASLASAVEALKKAKLPQQLMIDFSHANSHKDFRRQTEVAANVAGQIANGTRAICGVMIESHLVEGYQKADGKKREELVYGQSITDGCIGFDTTEQVLHQLAGAVEKRRK
- a CDS encoding PEP-CTERM sorting domain-containing protein produces the protein MIRILGITLLLISSHVSALTLGWVPLETAENNGNPLHINGKAVLEYKNAGPGGMEWEVSGEGPRGGLGIRELWLFDNSAAGIPGTSEATTKFSVSSNSIGFVMAGDHNDGFAQFFVDGIDVGTYDMFQTGNRILMVTGLDSLAHSLRVVQLGLHNPNSTKGDVAIFGGVAFDTLTAAIPEPETYAMLLAGLGLLSLVACQKKRNV
- a CDS encoding MIP/aquaporin family protein: MTPFLGELIGTFILVLLGNGVVANVVLNKSKGNNAGWLTIAAGWGIALFVAVYAVAASSGAHLNPAVSIGLAAAGKFAWNDVPLYAAGQMLGAMLGALIVWITYRQHFDATTDPDMQLAAFCTGPAIRSPFNNFITEAVGTFMLVFGVMMIVSPHASLGALDALPVALLLFGIGLSLGGPTGFAVNPARDLGPRIMHAILPMTNKRDSDWGYAYVPVVGGIIGGLIAAVVYSLL
- a CDS encoding phosphate ABC transporter substrate-binding protein, yielding MSVSENLQFLLAKLLFCVIAMGCASQLQAQSKSASQRLVLTGSSTLAPLVGEIARRFESLHPGVRIDVQTGGSSRGIHDVRKGIVAIGMVSRALKPDEADLHAFVVAQDGVSIIVHADNPVRALSREQIADIYSGRITRWNTVGGTNTRITVVNKAEGRSTLELFLDYLQLRNSEIKPHVIIGDNAQGIKTVLGNPQAIGYVSIGAAEFEARRGARVRLLSLDGVEASVENVRQGIFPLSRPLNLVTSGEPHGLARQFIEFASSPQVHDLVRAQYFVPANTD
- the pstC gene encoding phosphate ABC transporter permease subunit PstC — its product is MAWHANSLNLPLHRKCMILSGRNILFRLILTDKLLISILRVGAMLAALVVLLILIFLIYESWPALSSLSITRFINDVSWHPLENTYNLMPMLSGTVLTSSGALLLAIPLSLASALFIVFYAPLHLATAYKRLIELLSGIPSVVFGFWGLTTLVPLINQWNPPGASLLAGILVLTMMILPTVTLTAYTALAAVPDELLRNAAALGLSRWGVINGVALPAAKTGVAAGIILAAARALGETMAVLMVAGNVVQYPETFFDPVRTLAANIALETAYAMGDHRAVLFVSGLLLMLLIMVLSGLVELLEQQRHA
- the pstA gene encoding phosphate ABC transporter permease PstA gives rise to the protein MHKTTNIPMRQILRDRAVQFLIYVSVIMVSVVFIWILIDLARGGVAHLSWEFLMESPRDAGRAGGIASILVSTLLILLVTMLTAAPIAWTTAILLVEFVAIDSAFGKTVRFSLHVLAGVPSIVFGLFGNAFFSIYLGLGFSILSGGLTLACMLLPILASTAEAGLRAVPYAYRLSASALGLTRTATLIHLILPAAAPVLAAGLLLGIGRALAETAALLFTSGYADRMPDSLLDSGRALALHIFDLSMNVPGGDAPAYASTLVLVSLLLCINVLAMKFAHSMHRRKIMT
- a CDS encoding phosphate ABC transporter ATP-binding protein, which translates into the protein MNCNQWTDKQDTFTLGPLEAGPPCCDPWPAIQVRDLSLSYNGKTALDKVTLDIYQGCITALIGPSGCGKTSFLSAINRLTDLIPGCSIAGKILINNQDIHHPDIHTQTLRRQVGMVFQKPTPFPLSIRRNLSLPLNEHGTTQKREVAAIIEQVLRDVGLWEEVHDRLDASALSLSGGQQQRLCIARALALQPQILLMDEPCSALDPLASGVVEDLICRLRGRYTIVIVTHNLAQARRIANYAAFFWISGHAAGQLIEFGRCQHIFESPSHELTAAYINGVRG